A genomic stretch from Antarcticibacterium flavum includes:
- a CDS encoding deoxynucleoside kinase has protein sequence MHVAIAGNIGAGKTTLTKLLAKHYSWEPQFEDVLENPYLEDFYNKMERWSFNLQIYFLNSRFRQILQIRESGKNIIQDRTIYEDAHIFAPNLHAMGLMPNRDFENYKSLFDLMESVVQGPDLLIYLRSSIPNLVSQIHKRGRDYENSISIDYLSRLNERYEAWVHGYDKGNLLVIDVDTINFVDNPEDLGNIITRIDAELHGLF, from the coding sequence ATGCACGTAGCAATTGCAGGCAATATAGGGGCGGGTAAGACCACCCTCACAAAATTACTGGCCAAACATTACAGCTGGGAACCTCAGTTTGAGGATGTTCTCGAGAATCCATACCTCGAGGATTTTTATAATAAAATGGAACGCTGGTCCTTCAATTTGCAAATATATTTTCTTAACAGCCGGTTTCGGCAGATCCTTCAAATAAGGGAGAGTGGCAAGAATATTATCCAGGACCGTACAATCTATGAGGATGCACATATTTTTGCACCCAACCTGCACGCGATGGGATTAATGCCTAACCGCGATTTTGAAAATTACAAATCCCTGTTTGATCTTATGGAAAGCGTAGTGCAGGGACCGGACCTTTTGATCTATTTGCGCAGCAGCATTCCAAACCTCGTTTCCCAAATTCATAAAAGGGGAAGAGATTATGAAAATTCAATTTCCATTGATTATCTTAGTAGACTAAACGAACGTTACGAAGCATGGGTTCACGGATATGATAAGGGGAACCTGCTCGTAATTGATGTGGATACTATTAATTTTGTTGATAATCCGGAAGACCTTGGAAATATCATCACAAGGATAGATGCCGAGTTGCACGGGTTGTTCTAA
- a CDS encoding sterol desaturase family protein — protein sequence METSKSRPKHKGSATLMKNPFLERLTRTHISLPLIIFSVISAVLIYYGIVEKGFEVPVMVLLFVAGFFFFTLVEYLMHRYLYHLPVTSPRREKFVYTMHGVHHHYPKDKSRLAMPPILSLIIATVFFVIYRGIMGDFAFGFLAGFLMGYTAYLSVHYAVHAFRVPRNFLKILWHHHSIHHYREPDRAFGVSSPLWDVVFGTMPRRPPAPKGELKSR from the coding sequence ATGGAAACTTCAAAGTCCAGGCCTAAGCACAAAGGTTCTGCAACTTTAATGAAGAATCCTTTTTTAGAGAGATTAACCAGAACGCATATTTCCCTCCCCCTCATTATTTTTTCTGTTATCTCAGCAGTCCTTATTTATTACGGGATTGTGGAAAAAGGATTTGAGGTACCGGTGATGGTACTGCTTTTTGTTGCGGGATTTTTCTTTTTCACCCTTGTGGAATATTTAATGCACAGGTATTTGTACCACCTGCCGGTAACGTCTCCACGACGTGAGAAATTCGTGTATACCATGCACGGGGTGCATCATCATTATCCCAAAGATAAATCCCGGTTGGCCATGCCACCCATTCTTAGCCTCATCATCGCTACGGTATTCTTTGTGATCTACCGAGGGATTATGGGAGATTTTGCTTTTGGGTTCCTGGCCGGCTTTCTAATGGGCTATACAGCTTATTTATCTGTTCACTATGCTGTCCACGCCTTCCGGGTTCCAAGGAATTTCCTGAAGATCCTCTGGCACCATCATAGTATTCACCACTACCGCGAACCCGATCGTGCTTTTGGGGTTTCTTCGCCATTATGGGATGTGGTTTTTGGAACGATGCCGCGGAGGCCCCCAGCCCCAAAGGGGGAGTTGAAAAGTAGGTAG
- a CDS encoding App1 family protein: protein MVKRIKRILGNKKIDNVLVTPYRSYGTAHHLYVLGRALDDEPLKIVEDQSFFYTLRNTFRQFNTFEIKGAVLDLEIPGLLNLTGRTNEEGYFLFDKTVPEDLSVNADEEGWVKAHLYYRGVEGSNGPVLEEDHFQGELLIPEKEAEYGVISDIDDTILKTDVTSFLKLRLLKNSLLTNAYQRIPLKGAPELYQQLHLGKNGKNKNPIFYLSNSPWNLYQYLKLFLDFNKFPKGPILLRNFRTPFDRSLKPEKPHKQKEIINILKTYPDLKFILIGDSGEHDASIYTDMAAQYPDRILAIYLRSVKHKRQMRRIQSIVDNFKTTPILMVDSSVEAEEHARESGFIK from the coding sequence ATGGTCAAAAGGATCAAAAGAATTTTAGGGAATAAGAAAATCGATAATGTCCTGGTCACTCCTTACCGAAGTTATGGAACTGCGCATCACCTCTACGTTCTTGGTCGCGCCCTGGATGATGAGCCGCTAAAGATCGTCGAGGACCAGTCATTTTTTTATACCCTTAGGAATACCTTCCGGCAGTTTAATACTTTTGAGATCAAGGGTGCAGTTCTGGACCTTGAGATCCCCGGGCTATTGAACCTTACGGGCAGAACAAACGAGGAAGGATATTTTCTCTTTGATAAGACCGTGCCTGAAGATCTTTCAGTAAATGCCGATGAGGAAGGCTGGGTGAAGGCACATTTGTATTATCGCGGAGTAGAGGGGAGTAATGGTCCGGTTCTTGAAGAAGACCACTTTCAGGGGGAATTGCTTATTCCTGAAAAAGAAGCAGAATATGGTGTGATAAGTGATATTGACGACACTATTTTAAAAACCGATGTTACCTCCTTTCTGAAACTTCGCCTGCTGAAGAATTCCCTGCTCACAAATGCCTACCAGCGAATCCCACTAAAAGGTGCACCGGAACTTTATCAACAATTGCACCTTGGAAAGAACGGAAAAAATAAGAATCCTATATTTTACCTGAGTAACAGTCCGTGGAACCTGTACCAGTACCTTAAGCTGTTCCTGGATTTCAATAAATTTCCGAAGGGGCCTATCCTACTAAGGAATTTCCGAACACCCTTTGACAGGAGTTTAAAACCTGAAAAACCTCATAAACAAAAGGAGATCATCAATATCCTGAAAACATATCCCGACCTAAAATTCATTCTTATTGGTGACAGTGGGGAGCACGATGCGAGTATTTATACCGATATGGCTGCACAGTACCCGGACAGGATCCTGGCGATCTATTTAAGAAGTGTAAAACACAAACGCCAAATGAGGCGCATTCAAAGTATTGTGGATAATTTCAAAACCACTCCAATTTTAATGGTGGATTCCAGCGTAGAGGCAGAGGAGCATGCCAGGGAGAGTGGGTTTATAAAGTAG